A single window of Acidimicrobiia bacterium DNA harbors:
- the dnaX gene encoding DNA polymerase III subunit gamma/tau, whose amino-acid sequence MSQSLYRKYRPSKFNELIGQDHVSLALQNAMSEDRLSHAYLFSGTRGTGKTSTARILGTVLNCEIFKDGFPKDAKAIEPCGVCASCISSRKGASFDVIELDAASNNGVEDMRDLIEKVSYTSAAGGQKVYIIDEVHELTGRAANTLLKTLEEPPNHVVFILATTNPEKVLPTIRSRTQHFEFKTVDDQILFAHVKNLLEKESKKLDDDAIDYVVRKGAGSVRDTLSYLDQILAQDITTLEDISLANGSPVDGIISDLLLATATKDIAGIFDSLSEIVSSGKEPRAITENIISYARDCLVLSLNNDTKILLSGSNSKDELINLGEKCGTEFLTRFIIRLGKAISDMRGTASINPLLTLEIALLDTINSVSCQVSDQASDDRNNSSSTPTRTLSSTASQVTESPAPLVSPQAKVAVPRPLPTKNIETSGSVSTNVSERSSRSRDSGETYNADDKLEVKRPATLGALKRSIPSVEKQVDLVEEEKKLVPKNKIVLSDINASWSKVIMLLSPASQSAIKKAEPIKLENDVLTFGVSPENIDEVKSRFKKDASIIRGFLESLHEQTFRFQIIPIEARGNDFSKIRSSDEDKEIEESTEYNPVDHIVNKFGGEIVPE is encoded by the coding sequence ATGTCACAATCGCTATATCGAAAATATCGTCCTTCGAAATTTAATGAATTAATAGGACAAGACCATGTGTCATTAGCTTTGCAAAATGCCATGAGCGAAGATAGATTATCGCACGCATATTTATTTTCAGGCACAAGAGGTACGGGTAAAACATCAACAGCTCGAATACTAGGTACAGTATTAAATTGCGAGATATTCAAGGATGGGTTTCCTAAAGACGCAAAAGCTATAGAGCCTTGTGGTGTATGTGCGTCATGCATAAGTTCACGCAAAGGCGCATCATTCGATGTAATAGAACTAGACGCAGCCTCTAATAACGGTGTAGAAGACATGCGAGATTTAATAGAAAAAGTTTCGTACACCTCAGCAGCTGGTGGTCAAAAGGTATATATTATTGATGAAGTTCATGAATTAACAGGTAGGGCAGCAAATACATTATTAAAAACATTAGAAGAACCACCTAACCATGTTGTTTTTATCTTGGCAACCACAAATCCAGAAAAAGTATTACCCACAATACGATCACGTACACAACATTTCGAATTTAAAACTGTTGATGACCAAATACTTTTTGCCCATGTCAAAAACTTATTGGAAAAAGAGTCTAAAAAATTAGATGATGATGCTATTGATTATGTTGTAAGAAAAGGTGCAGGATCTGTACGTGACACTCTTTCTTATCTTGATCAGATTTTGGCACAAGACATAACAACACTAGAAGACATATCGCTTGCGAACGGGTCACCAGTCGATGGCATAATTTCCGATTTATTATTAGCTACTGCAACAAAAGATATAGCAGGAATATTTGATTCATTAAGTGAAATAGTATCTAGTGGAAAAGAGCCTCGTGCAATCACTGAAAATATAATTTCGTATGCACGTGATTGTTTAGTCTTATCATTAAATAACGATACAAAGATATTGCTTTCAGGATCAAACTCTAAAGATGAATTAATAAATCTAGGAGAGAAATGTGGAACAGAATTTCTAACACGTTTTATAATACGACTTGGAAAAGCTATATCTGACATGAGGGGAACTGCTTCGATCAATCCTCTTTTGACACTTGAAATTGCCCTATTGGACACAATAAATTCAGTTTCTTGTCAGGTATCGGATCAAGCCTCAGATGATCGAAATAATTCCAGCTCGACTCCGACACGAACACTTTCTTCCACTGCTTCGCAAGTTACAGAAAGTCCTGCACCATTAGTTTCACCACAGGCTAAAGTCGCCGTTCCAAGACCCTTACCTACAAAAAATATTGAAACAAGTGGATCTGTAAGTACAAATGTTTCGGAACGATCATCTCGCTCGCGAGATTCTGGAGAAACATATAACGCGGACGATAAGCTGGAAGTTAAAAGGCCGGCAACACTTGGAGCCTTAAAGAGGTCGATACCTTCTGTTGAAAAGCAAGTTGATTTAGTTGAAGAAGAAAAGAAATTAGTTCCCAAAAATAAAATAGTGTTAAGTGATATTAATGCTTCTTGGTCAAAGGTGATTATGTTGTTATCACCAGCAAGTCAATCAGCAATAAAAAAGGCTGAGCCGATAAAATTAGAAAATGATGTTTTAACTTTCGGAGTATCGCCAGAAAATATAGATGAAGTAAAATCAAGATTTAAAAAAGATGCATCAATAATACGAGGCTTTTTGGAGAGCCTCCATGAACAGACATTTAGATTCCAAATCATCCCTATCGAAGCTAGAGGGAATGATTTTTCTAAAATAAGATCAAGTGATGAAGATAAAGAAATAGAAGAATCAACTGAGTATAACCCTGTTGACCATATCGTAAATAAATTTGGTGGAGAAATAGTTCCTGAATAG
- the recR gene encoding recombination protein RecR: MSSPYDGAVARLIDSFGRLPGIGPKSAQRIAFHILKASSKEVSDLTEAIEVAKRTVHFCETCFNLAQDKYCSVCKSAKRDRTMVCVVEEPKDMVAIERTGEFHGLYHILQGTISPIDGIGPDQLRISELLQRVVNNNLPEIESDLEKTEFDLTASVNEVIIATNPTVEGDATGMYIARLIEPFGVKVTKLASGLPVGGDLEYADDITLARAFEGRLVYK; encoded by the coding sequence ATGTCTTCTCCTTATGATGGTGCAGTAGCGCGCCTTATCGATTCCTTTGGGCGATTACCCGGGATAGGTCCAAAATCAGCACAACGTATTGCATTTCATATTTTAAAAGCCAGTTCTAAAGAGGTCAGTGACCTTACCGAAGCAATTGAAGTAGCAAAAAGAACAGTTCATTTTTGTGAAACTTGTTTTAACTTAGCGCAAGATAAATATTGTTCAGTTTGCAAAAGCGCTAAAAGAGATCGAACTATGGTATGCGTAGTTGAAGAACCCAAAGATATGGTTGCCATTGAACGTACAGGCGAATTTCATGGTCTGTATCATATTTTACAAGGGACGATTTCCCCCATCGATGGTATTGGACCAGATCAGCTTCGTATATCAGAGCTTTTACAAAGAGTTGTTAATAATAATTTGCCAGAAATTGAAAGTGATCTAGAAAAAACGGAGTTCGACTTAACTGCATCGGTTAACGAAGTGATAATTGCAACGAACCCCACAGTCGAAGGTGATGCAACAGGTATGTATATAGCACGTTTAATAGAACCCTTCGGTGTGAAAGTCACAAAGTTGGCAAGTGGGCTACCTGTTGGTGGAGATTTAGAATATGCTGATGACATTACTCTCGCTAGGGCATTTGAGGGTCGGCTTGTCTATAAATAA
- a CDS encoding DUF2752 domain-containing protein: MTQTFDTLPTEPLSYISEPDNLENSERNHSDVSNPKLLAVVLKGTPLLTGAVIACGCAYVGLNDPETKALTPACGFYLLTGMYCPGCGMTRALHSLLGGKVLNAIRYNLILVLAIPFLVYGYIWWTNWAFTSKELPKMKFSKRLVWAICILSIVFVIGRNMPGQIPSFFALGR; encoded by the coding sequence ATGACCCAGACATTTGATACTTTACCAACAGAGCCTTTGTCATATATTTCTGAGCCTGATAACTTGGAAAATTCAGAACGTAATCATAGCGACGTTTCGAATCCAAAACTATTAGCAGTGGTATTAAAGGGCACGCCTCTTTTGACTGGGGCAGTGATAGCTTGTGGTTGTGCATACGTAGGCCTAAATGATCCTGAAACAAAAGCCTTAACTCCAGCTTGTGGATTCTATCTCCTTACTGGGATGTATTGTCCAGGATGTGGAATGACAAGAGCCTTACATAGTCTTCTTGGAGGTAAAGTTCTAAATGCCATTAGGTATAACTTGATATTAGTATTAGCGATCCCATTTTTAGTTTATGGATATATTTGGTGGACAAATTGGGCTTTTACTTCTAAAGAACTTCCAAAAATGAAATTTTCAAAACGTTTAGTTTGGGCTATCTGTATTCTTTCAATTGTATTTGTAATAGGAAGAAATATGCCAGGACAAATCCCAAGCTTTTTTGCTTTAGGTAGATGA
- a CDS encoding DUF4870 domain-containing protein gives MTTPPPPPMPQDGSSVPSSDNKTMALICHFGMVIFGWIPALIIYFVKGDSPFVKREAAKAFNFAIIPSAVSMLISLLYTAGVFETTTTNNAYGYRYSVSSNGGLACLFILLSSALWLVTAIFAVINGIKVNDGKESKYPFGVPILK, from the coding sequence ATGACTACCCCACCACCACCACCAATGCCACAAGATGGTTCTTCTGTTCCAAGCAGCGATAACAAAACTATGGCATTAATTTGTCACTTTGGAATGGTAATATTTGGTTGGATTCCAGCTTTAATCATCTATTTCGTCAAAGGTGATTCACCATTTGTAAAAAGAGAGGCTGCTAAAGCATTTAACTTTGCAATCATACCTTCTGCAGTATCTATGTTGATATCATTATTATATACTGCAGGTGTATTTGAGACTACAACAACAAATAACGCTTATGGCTATAGGTACAGTGTTTCTTCTAATGGCGGTTTAGCTTGTTTATTCATCTTGTTAAGTAGTGCTCTTTGGCTGGTAACAGCAATTTTCGCAGTTATTAATGGCATCAAAGTTAATGACGGAAAAGAAAGCAAATACCCATTCGGAGTACCAATACTTAAATAA
- a CDS encoding RDD family protein, whose product MLGQVRVNTPEGITFSHDVAGVGSRSLAAMVDLLIIFAIIMIVQIASFLIFLMILSTGIVSNRDGGGILTAIIILIQFFTIWLYRAIFELKYGASIGYRTANLKVVTLRGSKPLFWQCLVRSFFWPLECIIFPAIAFLSIILTNNQQRLGDLFAGTIVVHADRKSILGTLQVQDAALDMNAPFRKWEISQVSDDEIYLIRRYLDRRVTLAHNIRLDLANKLYSLVITKTSGIPTDWYAEAVLEGIAASRAVANARG is encoded by the coding sequence ATGTTAGGTCAAGTACGTGTCAATACGCCCGAGGGCATAACATTTAGTCATGATGTAGCCGGAGTAGGATCAAGGAGTCTTGCGGCTATGGTTGATTTGCTAATTATTTTTGCGATAATAATGATCGTTCAAATTGCTTCATTCTTGATATTTCTTATGATATTATCCACTGGAATAGTATCTAATAGAGATGGTGGCGGAATATTAACAGCGATAATAATATTAATTCAATTTTTTACTATCTGGTTGTACCGTGCAATATTCGAACTGAAATATGGAGCGAGCATAGGATATAGGACGGCTAACCTAAAGGTAGTAACACTAAGAGGTTCAAAACCACTTTTTTGGCAATGCTTAGTAAGATCATTTTTCTGGCCTCTTGAATGTATTATCTTCCCGGCAATCGCTTTTTTATCAATAATTTTGACTAATAATCAACAAAGACTGGGCGATCTTTTTGCAGGTACAATAGTTGTTCATGCCGATAGAAAATCTATATTGGGAACATTACAAGTTCAAGATGCTGCACTCGATATGAATGCTCCATTTCGAAAATGGGAAATATCTCAAGTGAGCGACGACGAAATATATTTGATTAGAAGGTATTTAGATAGACGCGTAACTCTTGCTCATAATATTCGTTTAGATCTGGCTAATAAATTATATTCACTTGTAATCACAAAGACTTCCGGCATACCTACGGATTGGTATGCTGAAGCTGTGCTAGAAGGCATCGCTGCTTCTCGTGCTGTTGCTAATGCTAGAGGTTAG